The Funiculus sociatus GB2-C1 region CAGATCCTCTTAACAGACATTCCCAAAAAAAAAGCGCCCCTCTTGGAGCGCTTTTTTAGCTAGAAAAACTAGCGATTAACCATTGATGCTAGGAGCAACCAGAGCAACTGGGGTGGACTCACCTGCTGCCAAGTCGAGAGGGAAGTTGTGAGCGTTACGCTCGTGCA contains the following coding sequences:
- a CDS encoding photosystem II protein D1 — translated: HERNAHNFPLDLAAGESTPVALVAPSING